The Syntrophorhabdaceae bacterium genome has a window encoding:
- a CDS encoding SDR family NAD(P)-dependent oxidoreductase, whose product MSISGRTALITGAGQGIGRACAEVFAERGARVVLLDRNEKTLSPVEEQLSRRGIPVTARVIELTEFDVLQRLMEEVLAEHHIDILINNAGFDFPGITGKTQIADFNAVMSIHVVVPFFLTKLLLPAMRNAKWGRIINISSIYGLLGAKGEVAYATAKAGIVGLTKTTAREGGPDGVTVNAIAPGLIRTPPIMAMPDKYKAPILAETLVGRIGEPEDIARTAAFLASDDAAFITGALIPVSGGWNI is encoded by the coding sequence ATGAGCATATCGGGTCGTACCGCGCTGATCACCGGGGCCGGCCAGGGCATCGGCCGAGCCTGTGCCGAAGTCTTTGCCGAGAGGGGGGCCCGGGTAGTGCTCCTCGATAGAAACGAAAAAACCCTCTCCCCGGTAGAGGAACAGCTTTCGCGGAGAGGCATCCCGGTTACGGCGAGAGTCATCGAGCTTACGGAATTCGACGTCCTTCAGCGATTAATGGAGGAGGTCCTGGCGGAACATCATATCGATATTCTTATCAATAACGCAGGCTTTGATTTTCCCGGGATTACCGGCAAGACCCAGATCGCGGATTTTAACGCAGTCATGTCGATCCATGTGGTGGTTCCCTTCTTTCTCACGAAGCTGCTCCTGCCCGCCATGCGAAATGCGAAGTGGGGCAGGATCATCAACATAAGCTCCATCTACGGTCTCTTAGGGGCAAAGGGCGAGGTGGCTTATGCCACGGCCAAGGCCGGAATCGTGGGCCTTACCAAAACGACTGCCAGGGAAGGCGGTCCGGACGGAGTAACCGTAAACGCCATAGCTCCGGGCCTCATCCGCACGCCGCCGATTATGGCCATGCCGGACAAATATAAAGCACCTATCCTTGCCGAGACGTTGGTGGGGCGGATAGGAGAGCCGGAGGATATCGCTCGGACAGCGGCATTTCTCGCCTCCGATGACGCGGCATTCATCACGGGTGCCCTTATCCCCGTGTCAGGGGGATGGAATATTTAG